The following coding sequences are from one Lolium rigidum isolate FL_2022 chromosome 6, APGP_CSIRO_Lrig_0.1, whole genome shotgun sequence window:
- the LOC124665467 gene encoding uncharacterized protein LOC124665467 codes for MWDSRILGGYDDPTQQLLLRAPEVLIKSKNAVEYERRISWWRRRRINKEHHQSGGERRARLQVGKQDDEQKRGCDGRTCLGMAIFVALRLAQIAAVATCIVLSLNRLKKQDYVDPQHKGAEDHRNIRWSLNIFYGLVFTQGIIFIVLRTPVVWALVFCTIIKYRLYGPSGRIVVDRYWRDNYLAFITGNWRATLNMNLITFAKQLAVSDIAVDDQLVGIRAMDRILRSEEYSSLALAKLRASLDTDVLGKLIDMLGFTGTRDEEDMRGHASRVLLKLAPDILLDTFPQATYLITSSLLKSTASNMDVDFIWFGLRILDELTNIQQNCRQAEKLIDLLPKIIDLTNLNLRCCHGSRRVISDPWIEQEIIPLLQREEDIPTTSIRKIDQEIIVGMALKILSKLVATPGDAGKKLRKEASANIQLLADTGIILGHVGAARVVACLALDEKEKIEIGRSPEIIKKLKECLLSKAAHVDTTKVAAKLLLLEYTNNEQLSQIKSSIQDKNINLPEDEGFSVPTMAFIEALDLDQLLPPWMQKQPTTLRILDLEDVLSAERVNHCEAAAKALAVLTSGCEENAVAVLEEITVKEMEMIVEMLFPRNREESRRRMYARLQPETIRLVNKIACATEEDRVRTTSVNAKLLQNLRAHGGTEKFIQHMRIIDQALPQVLKGIVDQVAKLEQPGCTNENLANDDGQWVEAGKVFESFICLTVQICYCLDASGFAKALVVANLTVDTLVLKLKKILELYKYPTTDFPSIRRATLELMTWMVGNNKYRETILQCGVYEQLKEVAKTGGKLESFQLFHCDVGVGRDHTSSISSLVSNLRAQLELCPDFHERSRYYGEHARTITVLLA; via the exons ATGTGGGACTCGAG GATCCTGGGTGGGTACGATGATCCCACGCAGCAACTTCTATTGCGCGCACCAGAAGTGCTGATAAAGAGCAAGAACGCCGTGGAGTATGAGCGACGTATCAGTTGGTGGAGACGCAGGAGAATCAATAAAGAACATCACCAATCTGGAGGCGAAAGGAGAGCTAGGCTGCAGGTCGGAAAGCAAGACGACGAGCAGAAGAGGGGGTGCGATGGCCGAACCTGCCTTGGTATGGCCATCTTTGTTGCCCTGCGGCTTGCCCAGATCGCCGCTGTTGCGACATGCATTGTGCTATCTTTAAATCGTCTCAAGAAGCAGGATTATGTGGACCCCCAGCACAAAGGCGCAGAAGACCACCGGAACATCAGGTGGTCCCTCAACATCTTCTACGGGCTGGTTTTCACCCAGGGCATCATCTTCATCGTCCTGCGGACCCCAGTGGTTTGGGCACTCGTGTTCTGCACCATCATCAAGTACAGACTGTATGGGCCTTCCGGCAGAATAGTAGTCGATCGCTACTGGAGGGACAACTACCTGGCATTCATCACTGGGAATTGGCGTGCCACCCTCAACATGaacctcatcaccttcgccaagcagCTGGCGGTGTCCGACATCGCCGTTGACGACCAGTTAGTTGGGATCCGAGCCATGGACCGCATTCTCAGATCAGAGGAGTACAGCAGCCTGGCCCTCGCGAAGCTTCGAGCTTCCCTCGACACCGACGTACTGGGGAAGCTCATCGACATGCTAGGCTTCACTGGGACACGAGATGAGGAGGACATGAGAGGCCATGCTTCGAGAGTACTTCTCAAGCTCGCTCCAGACATTCTGCTCGACACTTTTCCTCAAGCCACGTATTTGATCACTTCTTCTCTGCTCAAGTCTACGGCAAGCAACATGGATGTGGACTTCATCTGGTTCGGCTTGCGAATCCTAGATGAGCTCACCAACATCCAACAAAACTGTCGGCAGGccgagaaactcattgatctacTACCCAAGATCATAGACCTCACCAACCTTAACCTCCGGTGTTGTCATGGAAGCAGAAGAGTAATCTCGGACCCTTGGATTGAACAAGAGATTATTCCTCTGCTTCAAAGAgaagaggacatccctactacttcCATACGGAAGATTGACCAAGAAATCATCGTTGGCATGGCGCTCAAAATCTTGAGCAAGCTGGTAGCCACACCTGGTGATGCCGGGAAGAAGCTGAGGAAAGAAGCCTCAGCAAATATTCAACTTCTGGCCGATACCGGGATAATCTTGGGGCATGTGGGAGCAGCAAGGGTCGTAGCATGTTTAGCACTGGAtgaaaaggaaaagatagagattGGGAGATCACCTGAGATCATAAAGAAGCTCAAGGAATGTCTTCTCTCCAAGGCGGCGCACGTAGATACCACCAAAGTGGCAGCCAAGTTATTACTTCTGGAGTACACCAACAACGAGCAGCTAAGCCAGATTAAGTCATCCATCCAGGATAAGAATATTAATTTGCCGGAAGATGAAGGCTTCTCTGTACCAACGATGGCCTTCATAGAAGCCCTTGACCTGGACCAACTTTTGCCACCATGGATGCAGAAGCAGCCGACTACCTTGCGAATTCTTGATCTAGAGGATGTGCTTTCGGCGGAACGGGTGAATCACTGTGAGGCAGCTGCCAAAGCACTAGCTGTTCTAACAAGTGGATGTGAAGAAAATGCTGTCGCCGTCCTAGAAGAGATCACTGTGAAAGAGATGGAGATGATAGTGGAGATGCTCTTCCCTCGGAACCgagaggagagcaggaggaggatgTATGCCCGCTTACAACCAGAAACGATCCGGCTAGTGAACAAAATAGCATGTGCTACCGAGGAGGATAGAGTGCGCACAACAAGTGTGAATGCAAAGCTACTACAGAACTTGCGTGCCCACGGAGGGACAGAGAAGTTTATTCAGCACATGAGAATAATAGACCAGGCACTGCCGCAG GTGCTGAAAGGCATCGTTGACCAAGTGGCCAAGCTGGAGCAGCCAGGATGTACCAATGAAAATTTAGCTAAT GATGATGGCCAGTGGGTTGAAGCGGGAAAGGTGTTTGAGAGTTTTATATGCCTCACTGTGCAAATTTGTTACTGCCTGGATGCAAGTGGTTTTGCCAAAGCACTGGTTGTTGCCAACCTAACTGTAGATACGTTGGTCCTGAAGCTTAAGAAGATATTAGAATTATACAAGTATCCAACTACTGATTTTCCTAGCATAAGGCGAGCTACACTTGAGCTTATGACCTGGATGGTAGGAAACAACAAGTACAGAGAGACAATCCTGCAGTGTGGAGTGTACGAGCAACTGAAAGAAGTGGCAAAGACTGGTGGAAAACTTGAGAGCTTTCAACTGTTTCACTGTGATGTTGGGGTTGGTAGGGACCATACATCATCCATCTCTTCTCTCGTGAGTAATTTACGGGCACAGCTTGAGCTCTGCCCCGATTTCCATGAAAG ATCACGCTACTACGGGGAACATGCACGCACCATAACGGTTTTACTTGCTTAA